AGGAGTTGGAGACCCTTGGCATCCACGAATCCCCTTCCTTCGAATCCGCTGGCTTTTAAGAAAAAGAAGCTAACAGGCCGGAGTTTGCGAAGCAACCTTACAGGATATGCCTTCATCAGTCCGTTCGTCATTGGTTTTCTTTGCTTCACACTGATTCCGATGATCATTTCTCTTTATCTTTCTTTTACTAAATATAATTTATTCGCTCCACCTAAATGGATCGGATTTGATAACTACATCAAAATGTTCTCGAATGACCCGAAATATTTACATTCACTTAAGGTGACGCTGCTTTATGTATTTATTGGTGTGCCTTTACGGCTCACCTTTGCATTATTTGTGGCTATGATTCTAAATACAAAATCGCGTATGATCGGAGCCTATCGTACAACTTATTATTTACCTTCTATTATAGGTGGCAGTGTGGCGGTATCCATCATGTGGCGTAATATTTTTAGTGATACTGGAATTATTAATGGCATGCTCGGTTTTTTCGGCCTTGGTCCAGTAAGCTGGTTCGGTAATCCGAGCGCTGCGCTTATTATGTTGATCACCTTATCCGTGTGGCAGTTTGGTTCATCCATGTTGATTTTTCTGGCAGGTCTAAAAAATATTCCTGGTGAAATGTACGAGGCAGCTAGTGTAGATGGAGCAGGTTTTTTCAGAAAGTTTTTTAAGATTACAATGCCCCTCCTAAGCTCAGTTATTCTGTTCAATCTAGTCATGCAGACGATCAGTGCATTTATGACCTTTGTTCCAGCTTATATTATCTCTAAAGGTGAAGGCGGACCAATGGACGGTACGATGTTGTATTCTCTATATCTATTCCGTCAGGCCTTTATGTTTAATAACATGGGTTATGCTTCGGCTATGGCGTGGGTAATGTTGTTGCTAGTTGGCATCATGACCGGAATTTTGTTCAAGACATCCAAATCGTGGGTCTTCTACGAATCGGAAGGAGGAAAATAATCCATGGCGAAAATGAAACTGAAATGGCCGCTGTATCATATTCTTATCGGTGGCCTCGCTATCATTATGCTGTATCCGATTTTGTGGATGATCATGAGCTCTTTTAAAGAGAGCCGGCTTGTATTTGTTACCGCTCAGCAGCTTCTTCCCGATCCTTGGGTATGGGGGAATTATGCTAAAGGCTGGGAAGGGATTGCAGGATACTCCTTTGGTGTCTTTATAAAGAATTCATTAATTATCGTCGTTGTAGCCACTCTAGGAGCGGTGGTTTCTTCTTCACTGGTAGCCTTCGGATTTGCACGTAATAAGTTTGTAGGGCATGGATTATGGTTCGGTATCATGATGATGACACTTATGCTTCCTTCAGATGTAGTGCTTGTCCCGCAATATATTATTTATGCAAAATTGGAATGGCTCGATAGTATCAAGCCGATCGTGGTTCCACAGTTCTTCGGAGTTCCGTTCTTTATTTTCCTAATGCTGCAGTTTATTCGGACAATTCCTGTTGAACTTGACGAAGCGGCTACGATTGATGGTTGCGGGAAATTTGGTCTATACTTCAGAATCATTCTCCCACTCATCCGTCCATCTATGGCTACTGCAGCGATTTTTTCCTTCTATTGGCGCTGGGAAGACCTGCTTGGGCCAGTGTTGTACCTGAACTCTCCATCTAAATATACAGTTTCTATGGGACTAAAAATGTTCCTCGACAGTGAGTCCGTGTCCAACTGGGGACCTATGTTCGCTATGTCCGTTCTTAGCTTGGCACCTGTCATGATTATTTTCTTTATCTTCCAAAAGCAGATTGTTGAAGGAATCAGCACCAGTGGTTTGAAAGGATAATATCTCTAATGAAGAAAGGTGCGGCTGAATTTGGATAGCTATCATTTTGACTTTGGGATTAAAGATACAGAGCCTGGCTACACCAAAATTCGGCCGGATACAAGGTACTCTCCGGAGACGAGATTTGGGTTTACTTCAGACTCGACAGTATTCGGACGTTCCAGAGGAGGAACGGATACATTACGAAGTGATTTCTGCATTCCGCAGAGAGCTGTCCTCCTATTGGATATTCCTGATGGGATTTACCGCATTTCTTTGTTACTCGGTGACGCTTTAGCAGATACCAGTACAGTAATTCGAGCAGGTGATGGTAAGTACGTATTAGATACTTTAAACGTCCCGGCAGGTCAATATGTACGAGAATCATTTGCGATGCGAATCATGGGTGGTCAGCTAAAGCTCACGTTCTCGGGTGCTGCACCTCGAATAAATGCAATGGACATTGAGCCTGATAACGAACCACTCGTCTTATATTTGGCCGGTGATTCTACGGTAACCGATCAAGGAGAAGCGGGTTATCCTTATGCTGGCTGGGGGCAGTTACTGCCACGCTGCTTCAAAGCAGGACTTGTTGTGGATAATCGGGCTATTTCTGGACATAGCTCCAAGAGCTTTATTGAGGAAGGGCATTTGGATAATCTTGCCGCAGCTATCAGACCTAGAGATTATATGTTCATTCAATTTGGACATAACGATTCTAAGGGTGATGATCTAAGACACACCGACCCCTTTACTACATATAAAGAGTATTTACTAAGGATGATTACAGTTGCTAGGGAAGCGGGAGCCTACCCAGTATTGGTGACCGCTGTACATAGGCGGAGATTTGATATTAATGAAGCAATCGTAGACACCCATGGGGATTATTTAGTAGCTATGCGGGAGCTCTCAGAGACTGAGCAGATCCCTCTGATCGATTTGGCAGAGAAGAGTCGTAAGCTTTTTGAAACCTATGGAGTGGAAGGAACGAAGGATTTGTTCATGTGGAGCTATCCCGGAGAATATATCTTGCATCCAGTTGGCGTACAGGACAACACGCATTTTCAGATTCTAGGTGCAAGACTTCTAGCTGAACTCATTATTGAAGGTATTCGTGAAGCCGGATTAAATGATCTCATGATTCATCTTCGGCATGGAGAATAGACACGCCCTTGGGAAAAGTAAATATCTGTCGATTCAACTTCAGTATGCGAGGTTAAGGTTAGGGAAAGAACTTAACTGTAAGGCTTGCATGACAAGAAGGAGGATATTTAGACATGGCAGATAAGAAGCTGGAAGGCAAGGTAGCAATTGTAACAGGAGGAGGTTCCGGTATTGGACGAGCGACCGTGCTTGAGTTCGCCCGAAACGGGGCCAAAGTTGTATTACTAGATAGAACGGTTGAGAACGCAGAAAAGGTTAGAAAACAAGTTGAGAAAGAAGGCGGAGAAGCCCTCGTAATAGAATGCGACGTTGCTGAACCCCCGCAAGTGGAAGCAGCAATAAACAAGGCTGCCGCGAAATGGGGGCGTCTTGATATTGTTTTTGCTAACGCAGGGATCAATGGAGCCATGACGCCCATTGAAACGATGGATATTGAATCTTGGGATCAGACCATTCATATTAATTTGCGTGGAACCTTCGCGACTGTTAAATATGCGATACCGCATCTAAAAGATAGCGGGGGCAGCATCCTGATTAACAGCTCCATTAACGGAAACCGTGTATTTTCCAACGTCGGTTTTTCCGCATACAGTACGACAAAGGCAGGCCAGGTTGCTTTTATGAAAATGGCAGCATTAGAGCTGGCACAATTTCAAATTCGCGTAAATGCGATCTGTCCCGGGGCTATAAAAACCAATATAGATGACAACACTTTTCCATCTGAAGATCTCAAAGAGGTAAAGATCCCTGTTGAATTTCCAGAGGGGGATCAACCGCTGGAGGAAGGACCTGGGCGTCCTGATCAAGTTGCAAAGCTGGCACTATTTCTGGCATCCGAGGATTCAGATCATATTACAGGAACTGAGATCTATTGTGACGGTGCAGAATCGTTGCTCCATGGTTAAATTTTCGTAAATCATCTCTTCCATTAAAACGGATTCTATCCTCTTTGTTATGCGGGATCAAATTGATCTTGAGCGCATATACATTGAGGATAAGAATGCCGTTTTTTTGATGTAAAATAAAGCTA
This Paenibacillus sp. FSL R5-0345 DNA region includes the following protein-coding sequences:
- a CDS encoding carbohydrate ABC transporter permease, translating into MAFKKKKLTGRSLRSNLTGYAFISPFVIGFLCFTLIPMIISLYLSFTKYNLFAPPKWIGFDNYIKMFSNDPKYLHSLKVTLLYVFIGVPLRLTFALFVAMILNTKSRMIGAYRTTYYLPSIIGGSVAVSIMWRNIFSDTGIINGMLGFFGLGPVSWFGNPSAALIMLITLSVWQFGSSMLIFLAGLKNIPGEMYEAASVDGAGFFRKFFKITMPLLSSVILFNLVMQTISAFMTFVPAYIISKGEGGPMDGTMLYSLYLFRQAFMFNNMGYASAMAWVMLLLVGIMTGILFKTSKSWVFYESEGGK
- a CDS encoding carbohydrate ABC transporter permease, producing the protein MAKMKLKWPLYHILIGGLAIIMLYPILWMIMSSFKESRLVFVTAQQLLPDPWVWGNYAKGWEGIAGYSFGVFIKNSLIIVVVATLGAVVSSSLVAFGFARNKFVGHGLWFGIMMMTLMLPSDVVLVPQYIIYAKLEWLDSIKPIVVPQFFGVPFFIFLMLQFIRTIPVELDEAATIDGCGKFGLYFRIILPLIRPSMATAAIFSFYWRWEDLLGPVLYLNSPSKYTVSMGLKMFLDSESVSNWGPMFAMSVLSLAPVMIIFFIFQKQIVEGISTSGLKG
- a CDS encoding rhamnogalacturonan acetylesterase; the encoded protein is MDSYHFDFGIKDTEPGYTKIRPDTRYSPETRFGFTSDSTVFGRSRGGTDTLRSDFCIPQRAVLLLDIPDGIYRISLLLGDALADTSTVIRAGDGKYVLDTLNVPAGQYVRESFAMRIMGGQLKLTFSGAAPRINAMDIEPDNEPLVLYLAGDSTVTDQGEAGYPYAGWGQLLPRCFKAGLVVDNRAISGHSSKSFIEEGHLDNLAAAIRPRDYMFIQFGHNDSKGDDLRHTDPFTTYKEYLLRMITVAREAGAYPVLVTAVHRRRFDINEAIVDTHGDYLVAMRELSETEQIPLIDLAEKSRKLFETYGVEGTKDLFMWSYPGEYILHPVGVQDNTHFQILGARLLAELIIEGIREAGLNDLMIHLRHGE
- a CDS encoding SDR family oxidoreductase — translated: MADKKLEGKVAIVTGGGSGIGRATVLEFARNGAKVVLLDRTVENAEKVRKQVEKEGGEALVIECDVAEPPQVEAAINKAAAKWGRLDIVFANAGINGAMTPIETMDIESWDQTIHINLRGTFATVKYAIPHLKDSGGSILINSSINGNRVFSNVGFSAYSTTKAGQVAFMKMAALELAQFQIRVNAICPGAIKTNIDDNTFPSEDLKEVKIPVEFPEGDQPLEEGPGRPDQVAKLALFLASEDSDHITGTEIYCDGAESLLHG